A region from the Takifugu rubripes chromosome 22, fTakRub1.2, whole genome shotgun sequence genome encodes:
- the ndufv2 gene encoding NADH dehydrogenase [ubiquinone] flavoprotein 2, mitochondrial, giving the protein MFLSAAVRSALSQTARQVRSLHRSAVRAGAGGIFVHRDTADNNPETPFEFTEENKKRIEAIVSMYPVGHKQAATIPVLDVAQRQHGWLPLSAMNKVAEVLEIPPMRVYEVATFYTMFLRQPVGKYFIQICTTTPCMLCNSDSILEAIQNKLGIKVGETTPDKLFTLLEVECLGACVNAPMVQINDNYYEDLTPKDIEEIIDELKAGRVPPPGPRNGRFSCEPAGGLTSLTEPPKGPGFGVRSDL; this is encoded by the exons ATGTTTTTGTCTGCTGCTGTCCGTTCTGCTCTATCGCAGACG GCCAGGCAGGTCAGGAGTCTGCATCGCTCCGCCGTGCGTGCAGGAGCTGGTGGCATCTTTGTG CACAGAGACACGGCTGACAACAACCCCGAGACTCCGTTCGAATTTACTGAGGAGAATAAAAAG AGGATCGAGGCAATCGTTTCTATGTACCCCGTTGGACACAAGCAGGCAGCAACAATCCCTGTGCTGGATGTGGCCCAGAGGCAACACGGATGGCTCCCGCTCTCAGCCATGAACAAG GTTGCTGAGGTGCTCGAGATCCCTCCGATGAGGGTGTATGAGGTAGCGACCTTCTATACGATGTTCCTCCGTCAGCCTGTGGGAAAATACTTCATTCAGATTTGCACAACCACCCCCTGCATGCTGTGTAACTCAGACAGCATTCTGGAAGCCATCCAAAACAAGCTGG GTATCAAAGTTGGGGAGACGACTCCAGACAAACTGTTCACACTACTAGAAGTGGAATGCCTGGGTGCTTGTGTCAATGCTCCAATGGTCCAGATCAATGACAACTATTAT GAGGACCTCACACCGAAGGACATAGAAGAGATTATCGATGAGCTGAAAGCAGGCAGAGTCCCTCCACCTGGGCCCAG AAACGGACGGTTTTCCTGCGAGCCTGCGGGGGGGCTGACTTCACTGACGGAGCCTCCTAAAGGACCAGGCTTTGGCGTGAGATCTGATTTGTAG